The Streptomyces sp. NBC_00576 genome contains the following window.
TAACGACGGCGTCTGCCCAGCGGCGGCGGAGTCACACAAACTCTTATGGTCCCCACAGCTTCAGTGCCCCTTTCCGGCCGCCGCGCCCCTCCACCCGACCTCCCCCGTCCTCCGCCTGCGCTCTCAACCCTGCGGGCCCCGCGCCGGTCTACTCTGTCGCCGCGTACAGCGAGCGGCCATGCAGGTGAGCGGAGACGAAACAGGATGAACAGCCCTACCGGAGACTCTCGGAGAGTCGGCGGCAGCAGAAACAGGCAGCCGGGGCAACGCGGTCCGCGGATACACCGGACGCGTACGACCGTACGCACCACCGGTGTGCCCAAGAACACGCCGGTCCGAGCCGACAGCCGTAGCGGTACCCCCCTCCTCTCGGAGCCCGCCAGGCGTATCGCCGCCGGAAGTGCGTTGCTGCTCCTGGTGAGTGGCGTGATCACCGTGGGCGTGTGGTTCTGCATCACGTTCCAGACCGCTGTCACGCCGGTGCTGCTCGCGCTGCTGCTGTCGGCCCTGCTCGGGCCGTTCTACCGGCGGCTGGTCGCGATGAAGTGCAACAAGTCCGTCGCCGCGGCGCTGACCTGTGCCGCCGTGATCCTCGTCATGGGCGGGGCCGCGTACATCGTGGTGAACGCCCTGATCGACACCGGCGACCAGATCATCAACTCCGTGCGGGACGCGGCGAAGGATCTCAGCGATCGCTTCGACGTGGTCGGCAACGCCCTGGACGAACTCGCCACGAACGCCAAGGACCTGCTGTCCAACTTCGGCGGCACCGCGGTCTCCGGCGTTCTGAGCGGTGTCAGTCTGCTCACCGAGATGATCGCCACCGGCACCCTCGCGATACTGCTCCTCTTCTTCTTCCTCCGCGACTCCGACCGGGCCGTCGCCTCGCTGCACACGCTCGCGCCCCGCGGCTCGGGCGCGACCCTGGAGGTCATGGCCCGCCGCGCCTTCCAGGCGATCGAGGGCTTCATGCTGGGTACGACGATCGTCGCGTTCATCGACGCCGTCTGCATCACCATCGGCCTGCTGATCCTCCAGGTGCCGGGCGCCGTCGGCCTCGGGGCGCTGGTGTTCATCGGCGCGTACATCCCCTACCTCGGCGCCCTCCTCTCGGGCGCGGTCGCCGTCCTCGTCGCGTTCGCGGACGGCGGGCTCACTACCGCGCTGTGGGTCCTCGGTGTGGTCGCCCTCGTCCAGCTGCTGGAGGGGAACGTGTTCCAGCCGATGATCCAGAGCCGTACGCTCCAGATGCACCCGGCGGTGATCCTCCTCGCCCTCACGGCCGGCGCCTCCATCGCCGGCATCCTCGGCATGCTCCTCTCCGTACCGCTGACGGCGGCGGCCTTCGGGGTGCTCTCGGAAATGCGGGGGCGGTACGACGAAGCGGCAGGGGCAGGGGCAGGCCGGAGCGTCGAGGCGACTCGCTGACCTGTCACGCGAAGCGGGAGGTGAGGGGAACGACCGTATGGAGAGTGCGGAGAGTACGGAGTCAGCGAGGCTGCTGCTCCGGAGGTTCTCCCCGGCGGACGCGCCGGCATTGGCGGCGTACCGGTCCGATCCCGAGGTGAGCCGGTATCAGTCCTGGGAGTCACCGGTGCCGTTGGCGGAAGCCGAGCGGCTGGCGGCCATGTTCGCGGCCGGGGATCCGCGTGGTCCGGGGTGGTTCCAGTACGCCGTCGAGCGGCGGGACGTGCCGGGTCTGATCGGCGACGTCGGGGTGTGCCGGAGCGAGGACGGACGGCAGGCCGAGCTGGGCTTCACGTTCGCGCCGGAGTTCCAGGGGCGCGGGTACGCCACCGAGGCGGTCGCGCGGACGGTGGAGTTCCTGCTGGCGGAGGAGCAGCTGCACAGGGTCTCGGCGGGCTGCGACGCGCGCAACGTCCGCTCGGCGAAGCTGCTGGAGCGCGTGGGGTTCCGCCGCGAGGGCCACCTCGTCCAGAGCATGTGGATCAAGGGGGAGTGGACCGACGACGTCCTCTTCGGGCTGCTGGCTTCCGAGTACGGGGGTACGCGGGACGGTCGCTGAGTCGGCGCGGGGGACGGGCGGGGATGGGGGAGGAGGGCCGGCGCGGGGGACCCGTACGGGGGGCCGATCACCGTCCCGCGCCGCATGCCGAGGCCTGCGGAACCGGGTCGGCGTCGGGCTCCAGCGCCTCCCGTAACCGGAACAGCGAATCCAACTCCGCGTGCTGCGCGAACCGTTGGAGGAGGGTGCCGATGAGCCGGTCGTCGCCCGCTCTCACCGCGCGGACGATGCAGGGTATGCCTGCGCAGTCGTCGGTGCTGTGGGTTTCCGGCTGCGCCTGCTTGGGCTTCTGCTTGGGCTTCTGCGTGTGCTGTGGCATATGCCTGTCGTAGCACCTTGTGAAGTCGTGCCGGGTGCGCGGCCCCTCGTTCGGGTGAAAGGCGGACGCTGAAGGCGTATGGGGCGGGTGGTCGGGCAACGCGCGCGAGAGGACGGGCCAGGGTCTGTCCGGTCAGCGGGGAGTGACACCGGACAGACCCTGGCGGATCGAGGGGGCGTGGCCCCGGTGCGGGTCGTCGCTACACGGCGAGCCAGACCGCGTGTTCGGGTTGCAGCAGGCCGTCCGTGAGGGGGCCGCCGGCCAGCAGGATCGCGGTGTGGTCGGGCAGCTGACAGGCCTCCGTGGAGAGGTTGACGACGCAGACGAAGCCTGGTTCGCGGCTGAACGCGAGGACTCCTGCGGGGGCGTCGAGCCAGGTCATGGTTCCGTCGCCGAGGGCGGGATTGTCGCGGCGCAGGCGGAGGGCTGTGCGGTACAGCTCCAGCATCGAGGTCTCGTCGCCGGTCTGTGCCTCCACGCTGCGCTCAGCCCAGTTGGCGGGCTGGGGCAGCCAGGGTCCGGCGTAGGCGTCGTCGGGGCTGAAGCCGAACGGTTCCGCCTGTCCTGACCAGGGGATCGGCACGCGGCAGCCGTCGCGGCCGCGGTCGGTGTGGCCGGAGCGTTCCCAGATGGGGTCCTGGAGAACGTCCACGGGGAGGTCCTCGACTTCGGGCAGGCCGAGTTCGTCGCCCTGGTAGATGTAGGCGCCGCCGGGCAGGGCGAGCATGAGCAGGGCTGCGGCGCGGGCGCGGCGGGTGCCGAGGTCCAGGTCGACAGGGCCCTGGGGCTGGTAACGCTCGTTGGGCACCCACCGGGCGACGCTGTGGCGGGCGTAGCGGCTGGTGTGGCGCATGACGTCGTGGTTGGAGAGCACCCAGGTGGCCGGTGCGCCGACGTCGCTGAGCATGGCGAGGGAGTCGTCGATGACCGTACGGAGGTCCTTGGCGTCCCAACTGGCCATGAGGAAGTCGAAGTTGAAGGCGGTGTGCAGGCCGCCGGGGCGGACGTAGGCGGCGAGGCGTTCGGGGGTGTCGGCCCAGGCTTCGGCGACGAAGGCCCGGTCGCCTGGGAACTGGTCGGCGACCGCGCGCCAGGTGCGGTAGATGTCGTGGACCTCGTCGCGGTCCCAGTGCGGATGCGTGACCTGGTCGACTGTCAGGTCGGGGAGATCGGGGTCCTTGGCGAGCCCGTGGGCGACGTCGATGCGGAACCCGTCGACGCCCCGGTCGAACCAGAACCGCAGGATGGACTCGAACTCGGCGTGCACGTCGGGGTGTTGCCAGTTGAGGTCGGGCTGTTCGGGGGCGTACAGGTGGAGGTACCACTCGCCGTCGGGCAGCCGGGTCCAGGCCGGGCCGCCGAATTCGGAGATCCAGTTGTTGGGCGGCTGGGTGCCGTCGGGGCCGCGGCCGGGCCGGAAGATGTAACGCTCGCGTTCCGGGCTGCCGGGGCCCGCGTCCAGTGCCGCCTGGAACCAGACGTGCTCGTCGGAGGTGTGGTTGGGCACGATGTCGGGGATGATGCGGATCCCGTACTCGTGGGCTTCGGCGATGAGCTGCTCGGTGTCGGCGACCGTGCCGAACAGCGGGTCGATGGCGCGGAAGTCGGCCACGTCGTAACCGCCGTCCGCCATCGGGGACTTGTACCAGGGGTTGATCCACAGGGCGTCCACGCCGAGTGACTTGAGGTACGGGAGGCGGGAGCGGAGGCCTGCGATGTCGCCGACTCCGTCTCCGTTCCCGTCGGCGAAGCTGCGGATGTAGACCTGGTAGATGACCGCGGAGCGCCACCAGGGCGAGGGCGTGGTGGAGGACATGGTGCTGAGGGTCCTTTGATGGTGATGGTGGGGGAAGTGCGGTGCGGCAGGCGGGAGTTACTTGGCCGCGCCCGCGGTGAGTCCGGCGACGATGCGGCGCTGGAAGAGGAGCACCATGATCACCAGGGGGATGGTGACCAGGACGCCCGCGGCCATCTGGCTGCCGAACGGGGTGTCGAACTGACTGGCACCGGAGAACTTGGAGATGGCGACCGGCGCGGTCTGGATGCTGGGCCGGTTGGTCATCGACAGGGCGATGAGGAACTCGTTCCAGGCGGCGATGAAGGTGATGATCGCCGTGGTGAAGATGCCCGGTGCCGCCAGCGGAACGATGATCTTGCGGAACGCCTGGCCCCGCGTACAGCCGTCGATCATCGCGGCCTGCTCCAGTTCGTCGGGCATCTGCCGGAAGAACGTGGTCAGGTTCCACACCGCAAGCGGCAGGGCGAAGGACATGCTCGGCACGATCATCGCCTGGTAGGTGTTGATCCAGCCGATGTCGGTGAACAGCTTCAGCAGCGGGACCACGATCGAGACCACCGGGAACATCGAGGTGGCGATGATCAGAGTCAGGATCAGTCGTTTGAACCTGAACTCCAGCCTGGCCATCGCGTACGCGGTGAACGTGGCCAGCGCCAGCGCCAGTACGGTCGTGATGCCCGAGACGATCAGGCTGTTGAGCAGGGCGCGGCCGAAGCCCTGAGAGGGGCTGAAGACCGCCCGGTAGTTCTCGAACGACACCGGGGACGGCAGCAGCGTGGTGTCGAAGATGTCCGAGGTGCGGCGCAGGCTGGAGACCAGCATCCAGTAGAAGGGTGCCAGGCAGTAGGCCACCACCCCGGCAACTCCCAGGTAGAGCAGCCAGGTTCGCCATTTCACGGTCGCGGTCATGCCGACACCTCCACACGGCCTCGCAGCGAGGCCCGTCGGCGCTTCTTCCCGCCCGGGCCGCCCGCGTCACCGACAACGTCCGCGCCCAGCAGCCGTACGAAGCCCAGGGCGATGAGGAGGACGTAGACGAAGAGGACCACGGCGTAGGCGGCGGCCGGTCCGAAGCGGACGTTGGACGCCTCGTTCTGCGCGAGCATCGACAGGGTTTCCACCGAGTTCTTCTGCGAGCCGACGAGGAGGTACGGCAGGTCGAACATCCGCAGCGCGTCCAGGCAGCGGAAGAGGACAGCCACCAGCAGGGCGGGCTTCACCAAGGGCAGGGTGATGTGCCAGAACTGGCGCAGCGGGCTCGCCCCGTCCATACGGGCCGCCTCGTACACCTCCTTGCCGATCACCTGCAGGCCGGCCAGGACCAGCAGCCCGATGAAGGGGGCGGTTTTCCACACCTCGGCGATGATGACGGCGACCTTGGCGTGGAAGCCCTCGGTGGTCCACAGGACCTGTTGGCCGATCAGCGCGTTGGCGACGCCGTCGCTGTTGAAGATCCACCGCCACAGCAGGCCGGAGATGGCCGTGGGAATCGCCCACGGGATGAGGATGCTCGCGCGGACCAGGGCCCGGCCGCTGAACGCCCTGTGCATGATCAGCGCCATCGCGACACCGATCACCGTCTCCAGCCCCACCGTGACGACGGCGAAGAAGGTGGTGTTCCAGAAGGCGTTCCAGAACCGCTCCCCGGCCTCGCCGAAGATGTCGGCATAGTTCTGGAGCCCGACGAACGGCTCGGTGTCGCTGATGAAACCGGTCTTCGGGTCCAGCCCCTTGGTCCCGTACAGCGACTCCCGCAGCGCCATGATCGTCGGATAGAGGACGACGACGGTCAGCACCAGCAGCGTCGGGGACACCAGCAGGGCGGCCATCCGGCCGGAGCCCGCTGTCGCCGACTTCCGGCCGCGCCGCGATCTCATCGGCCCGGCGGACCGCCCGGCCCGGCGCGGCGCCGTGCCGGGGTGCCGGTTCGCGGCCGTCTCAGGTGGGGTCCGAGTGGCCACCACGAGCCTCCTTCTCACTGCTGCGCCGACAGCTTCTGCAGGTCCGCCTGCAGTTCCTTCAGCGCCTGCGCACTGGACTTGTCGCCGTTCAGGGCCGCGTACGCCTCCTGCTGGATCGCCGAGGACACGTCGCCGTACTGGACCACCCGGGGGCGCGGTATGGCGTTGAGGATCGCCTTCTTCAGCACCGGCAGGTACGGATACTGCTCGACCAGCGTCCGGTCGTCGTACAGGTCTGCGTACGGCGGGGCG
Protein-coding sequences here:
- a CDS encoding AI-2E family transporter, which translates into the protein MNSPTGDSRRVGGSRNRQPGQRGPRIHRTRTTVRTTGVPKNTPVRADSRSGTPLLSEPARRIAAGSALLLLVSGVITVGVWFCITFQTAVTPVLLALLLSALLGPFYRRLVAMKCNKSVAAALTCAAVILVMGGAAYIVVNALIDTGDQIINSVRDAAKDLSDRFDVVGNALDELATNAKDLLSNFGGTAVSGVLSGVSLLTEMIATGTLAILLLFFFLRDSDRAVASLHTLAPRGSGATLEVMARRAFQAIEGFMLGTTIVAFIDAVCITIGLLILQVPGAVGLGALVFIGAYIPYLGALLSGAVAVLVAFADGGLTTALWVLGVVALVQLLEGNVFQPMIQSRTLQMHPAVILLALTAGASIAGILGMLLSVPLTAAAFGVLSEMRGRYDEAAGAGAGRSVEATR
- a CDS encoding GNAT family N-acetyltransferase, with translation MESAESTESARLLLRRFSPADAPALAAYRSDPEVSRYQSWESPVPLAEAERLAAMFAAGDPRGPGWFQYAVERRDVPGLIGDVGVCRSEDGRQAELGFTFAPEFQGRGYATEAVARTVEFLLAEEQLHRVSAGCDARNVRSAKLLERVGFRREGHLVQSMWIKGEWTDDVLFGLLASEYGGTRDGR
- a CDS encoding glycoside hydrolase family 13 protein gives rise to the protein MSSTTPSPWWRSAVIYQVYIRSFADGNGDGVGDIAGLRSRLPYLKSLGVDALWINPWYKSPMADGGYDVADFRAIDPLFGTVADTEQLIAEAHEYGIRIIPDIVPNHTSDEHVWFQAALDAGPGSPERERYIFRPGRGPDGTQPPNNWISEFGGPAWTRLPDGEWYLHLYAPEQPDLNWQHPDVHAEFESILRFWFDRGVDGFRIDVAHGLAKDPDLPDLTVDQVTHPHWDRDEVHDIYRTWRAVADQFPGDRAFVAEAWADTPERLAAYVRPGGLHTAFNFDFLMASWDAKDLRTVIDDSLAMLSDVGAPATWVLSNHDVMRHTSRYARHSVARWVPNERYQPQGPVDLDLGTRRARAAALLMLALPGGAYIYQGDELGLPEVEDLPVDVLQDPIWERSGHTDRGRDGCRVPIPWSGQAEPFGFSPDDAYAGPWLPQPANWAERSVEAQTGDETSMLELYRTALRLRRDNPALGDGTMTWLDAPAGVLAFSREPGFVCVVNLSTEACQLPDHTAILLAGGPLTDGLLQPEHAVWLAV
- a CDS encoding carbohydrate ABC transporter permease; this encodes MTATVKWRTWLLYLGVAGVVAYCLAPFYWMLVSSLRRTSDIFDTTLLPSPVSFENYRAVFSPSQGFGRALLNSLIVSGITTVLALALATFTAYAMARLEFRFKRLILTLIIATSMFPVVSIVVPLLKLFTDIGWINTYQAMIVPSMSFALPLAVWNLTTFFRQMPDELEQAAMIDGCTRGQAFRKIIVPLAAPGIFTTAIITFIAAWNEFLIALSMTNRPSIQTAPVAISKFSGASQFDTPFGSQMAAGVLVTIPLVIMVLLFQRRIVAGLTAGAAK
- a CDS encoding carbohydrate ABC transporter permease, producing MATRTPPETAANRHPGTAPRRAGRSAGPMRSRRGRKSATAGSGRMAALLVSPTLLVLTVVVLYPTIMALRESLYGTKGLDPKTGFISDTEPFVGLQNYADIFGEAGERFWNAFWNTTFFAVVTVGLETVIGVAMALIMHRAFSGRALVRASILIPWAIPTAISGLLWRWIFNSDGVANALIGQQVLWTTEGFHAKVAVIIAEVWKTAPFIGLLVLAGLQVIGKEVYEAARMDGASPLRQFWHITLPLVKPALLVAVLFRCLDALRMFDLPYLLVGSQKNSVETLSMLAQNEASNVRFGPAAAYAVVLFVYVLLIALGFVRLLGADVVGDAGGPGGKKRRRASLRGRVEVSA